In Anopheles arabiensis isolate DONGOLA chromosome 2, AaraD3, whole genome shotgun sequence, the genomic window ACCGGATTGGATTGACTATCTACTACGACATCCTGCTCCTGAGAGGTACTACGCGACGACCCACTACCCATGCGGAACTTAAGCTTAAAGGGTGCCATTATTGCATTTGAACAGTATGGGGTTTGAGTGCGATACGGGCGAGGGCACGCGGGTTTCCACGGGGCAGTATCGCTTGTTGCTGGTGGCTGCTGTTCAGCGGTTGTTTTTTGGAATGGTTTTACTAAGGATCGCGACCACGTGAAACACCACGTGATCTGTTAACTTTGGTTAAACGTAACGTGTGCGTAACGTTTAGCTTAACACAACTGAGGCAACGGGTGTAGGTGAATTCAGAGTAGCGATTCAGAGTGTACCCAACCACTGGAAGTAAAGTAAAGGATAATGAAGAGATAAGGGTAACATAATAGATAGATTTGAAAGCGAAACAGTTTGGCGAATGCAGCATCGAACACGATTAAACAGTCAAAAAGATGCAGAAACTAGTAGGAAAGTATCGaataaagaggaaaaaagataCGCTAGTGAAACaatatcaaattaaaaaaataatgtaaacgCTAGCAattgtgtgtgaaagagagaaagaaacagagGAAAATAATAGGGCATATAACTAGCAACAGGTTGCAACATTGAAACaaagataaaaatatcaatcaaATACCAAACCACTCCTACCTACAATACTGAATAATGTAAAGCAATCAAGCAATTAAGAAAGGATGcttcaaaattgaaaataattagttCTCAATTCTTCTACCAACGCGGTAACTCACAATCAAACGCATTTCAGCTGCATCAGGCAACTGCGCTACGCCACGATCTCGTTGAATATTACACGCGCATGTTACGCGCAATTACCTTCATTATCGTGATTGTGCGATTTTCCTAATGACATTATTAGCAgcactgctactactactactactcgtTATGTTAGTATAAAAACTATGGAAAACGGGCAAAATGGTTCGACTTGTAGTTTACTACCGTTCTTAACACATGCACAGTTATTACGACGAAACAAAGGCGCATCAGCAAGAAAAACGTGATGATCGTGAACAGAATAGTCTTGCTGTTGGGTTTTACAGTGTTCTTGGGACGCTGCTGTGCTATGCTGGACACGTGGAACCAAAATGTTAGTGCACTTGCAGTGAATTATTTTACAGCAAAGCATGTGAAGTCAGTGACGGTGATCAGTTGCTGGGAGGCAGAGGAACGGTATGACTTCTTTTTGGCGGCAACGAGAAAAGGACTGCTGGTGAAGTTTGTGGATGCAACGAACATAGAAGCTTTAATAGCAATACATCCTAATCGAGTATCTCAAGCAGGCCTACTGATCGATGCATCGTGTGAGATCGAACCGATCTCGAAGCTGTGGCAGATGGTAGAGAAATAGTAACTAAAGGAAAGCTATTACTAGCTAATAATGTCTCgaattgtgtttttgtcgAAATGTATTTTCTCTCAACTCAGGATCAAATACTGAACAAGCTTTTGTATGGGAATTTACACTGGTTGATAGTAGAGAAACAACTCCCAGTGAAACGATCTATCGACTCCGGACCCTATTCCTCGGACCAACTGGAACTTCTGTACAATGAACGACTACGTCCGCTAGACGTTATGCCCTACACGAACGTCGTGCTGGCATTCCAGAAAATATCCGATAGCTGGGAATTGTTCGAACTATACAAACCCTATCGTAAAGCCCGTTTATCGGTGGTGAACATTGCATCCAATTACCTACCAGCGGTCGATCGGTACGGGTCACAGCTGATCGTTCGAAGAAAGCTTGTAGATCGACGACGCAATCTTCAGGGCTTTGCTATGCCATGCGGAACAGCGGTAAGACCGCACTGTGATCTTACATGaaaccgatttataatttctaGCACGCAATCTCGTTCGTTAGACAACTTCGCCGGAATACTTCACCGGCATGGATGATCGTAACGATGTGCACGATCTGTTTACCAAGGCAAACTTTCCGTTCATCCGGGAGCTGATGTACGATCTCAACTTTACCCTCAACATGGTGCAGCTGGACAAGGTGGGCTACAAGCAGAACGGGACGTTCAGTGGGGTGATGGGCAAGTTCCAGAACCGCTCGATCGAGCTCGGCTGCTTGGGCACCTTGATGCGTACCGAGCGGCTCGAGGTGGCCGACTTCATGATCGTCACGCTGATCATCAAGAGCAGCATCATCTTTCGCCAGCCACCGCTCTCG contains:
- the LOC120893913 gene encoding ionotropic receptor 75a-like, giving the protein MLDTWNQNVSALAVNYFTAKHVKSVTVISCWEAEERYDFFLAATRKGLLVKFVDATNIEALIAIHPNRVSQAGLLIDASCEIEPISKLWQMDQILNKLLYGNLHWLIVEKQLPVKRSIDSGPYSSDQLELLYNERLRPLDVMPYTNVVLAFQKISDSWELFELYKPYRKARLSVVNIASNYLPAVDRYGSQLIVRRKLVDRRRNLQGFAMPCGTATTSPEYFTGMDDRNDVHDLFTKANFPFIRELMYDLNFTLNMVQLDKVGYKQNGTFSGVMGKFQNRSIELGCLGTLMRTERLEVADFMIVTLIIKSSIIFRQPPLSIVANIFELPFSVGVWACCFALMAIYWMTMIAIRQLTSGERFGAIESLVYIIGTMCQRGCDIVPQFNGTRLLMFSLQLTSFFILTSYSASIVALLQSPSRAIASVGDLVRSPLKAGVMDTSYGRVYYQETQDPDVQELYRKKIKPHGEKAFLEPNEGIGRVKQEMYAYEGELNAAYKVIKETFAPEEVCKLQELEAIKLPPFGIPIVKGSKYRELIRQRLMWQREVGIIKRFNLIWIHQKPQCENLNAGFSSVGVVEMRYLYLFLAVGFLAALATLLAERSWWSGMAKKLKSRTAIIRRKNEA